In one Corallococcus sp. EGB genomic region, the following are encoded:
- a CDS encoding c-type cytochrome has protein sequence MRGVRGSVAALLLGALAGCGGEDGPQAAADYGEALFRSSKLSESEYNRFSCATCHATTPEAPAGRIDSGHTLHDVAARPSWWGGNETQLLDAVNFCYVNFMRGVKKLDAQEPRARALYEYLSRLSPDAQAPALPFTVVKDVQDVPRGDATRGEAVYRAACQTCHGATHTGEGRLTDLASVLPEVTREYDRLFPGIPHAQVVIEKVRHGPFFGVGGNMPLYGTEALSDADLGALLTYLGL, from the coding sequence GTGAGGGGCGTGCGCGGGAGTGTGGCGGCGCTGCTCCTGGGAGCGCTGGCCGGGTGTGGCGGTGAAGACGGCCCCCAGGCCGCGGCGGATTACGGGGAGGCGTTGTTCCGGAGCTCGAAGCTGTCGGAGAGCGAGTACAACCGCTTCTCGTGCGCGACGTGTCACGCGACGACCCCGGAGGCGCCGGCGGGGCGCATCGACTCCGGGCACACGCTGCACGACGTGGCGGCGCGGCCCAGCTGGTGGGGCGGCAACGAGACGCAGCTGCTGGACGCGGTGAACTTCTGCTACGTGAACTTCATGCGCGGCGTGAAGAAGCTGGACGCGCAGGAGCCGCGCGCCCGCGCGCTGTATGAATACCTGTCGCGGCTCAGCCCGGACGCGCAGGCGCCCGCGCTGCCCTTCACGGTGGTGAAGGACGTCCAGGACGTGCCCCGGGGCGACGCCACGCGCGGCGAAGCGGTGTACCGGGCCGCGTGCCAGACCTGCCATGGCGCGACGCACACGGGCGAGGGCCGGCTGACGGACCTGGCGTCGGTGTTGCCGGAGGTGACGCGGGAGTACGACCGGCTCTTCCCGGGCATCCCGCACGCGCAGGTCGTCATCGAGAAGGTGCGGCATGGGCCCTTCTTCGGCGTGGGCGGCAACATGCCGCTCTACGGCACGGAGGCCCTGTCCGACGCGGACCTGGGCGCGCTGCTCACGTACCTGGGGCTGTAG